The genomic stretch CACGCTCCGGACGACGCCCCAGGTCGGTGGCCGGGACACGGCCCGGCGTCAGGACGCGGCAGCAGCCCGCAGGTCTTCGGCCGTCAGCAAGGACAACAGGCTGATGTCTTCTGCCTTGAGGGCCTCGGCGCCGCCTTGCTCCCGGTCGATCACGCACAGCGCCTCGTCCACCTGCGCGCCCAGGTTGCGCAGGTCCGCGGTCGACAGCACGATCTGTCCACCGCTGGTGACCACGTCCTCGATGACCAGCACCTTCCGGCCCGCAACCTCCGCGCCCTCGGCCAGACGGCACGTGCCATACGGCTTGGCGTGCTGGCGCACGAACGCGCAAGGAAGGCCCGTGTGTCGGCCGAGCGCGGTCACTACCGGGATACCGCCCATCTCCAGGCCGGCCAGCACCTGCGTGCCGGACGGTACCAGAGGGGCCATCCGCCGGGCGATCTCATCGAGCAGGACGGGATCCGCCTCGAACCGGTACTTGTCGAAGTACTCCGTGGCAGTACGTCCCGACCGAAGCGTGAACTGGCCGGTCAGATGAGAAGCGGCATGGATACGGAGAGCGAGATCAGAATGCGTCACAGGCGATCACTCTCCCAGCCGTCCCTCCTGACCAGCACACCGGCCCCCCCACGACACTCCACTACGGGATCGCCCGGACGACGCCTCTAGTCCCACTCCCATGTGATGCCGAGGACGCCCGGCCGTATCTGCTGCTCCACGA from Streptomyces roseochromogenus subsp. oscitans DS 12.976 encodes the following:
- the pyrE gene encoding orotate phosphoribosyltransferase — protein: MTHSDLALRIHAASHLTGQFTLRSGRTATEYFDKYRFEADPVLLDEIARRMAPLVPSGTQVLAGLEMGGIPVVTALGRHTGLPCAFVRQHAKPYGTCRLAEGAEVAGRKVLVIEDVVTSGGQIVLSTADLRNLGAQVDEALCVIDREQGGAEALKAEDISLLSLLTAEDLRAAAAS